From Falco cherrug isolate bFalChe1 chromosome 4, bFalChe1.pri, whole genome shotgun sequence, one genomic window encodes:
- the LOC102053668 gene encoding von Willebrand factor D and EGF domain-containing protein-like, with translation MARRDGGGLPRLLLCLALCGLLRGAQAGALPARGAPRPFGAAPPAACSPRCQHGGLCLGNGTCLCSKGYEGELCQHATCYPKCKNGGECLRPGKCRCPPGYGGRYCHKVSCEGGCQNGGECISVNGVVKCLCASGWTGSRCQEAICPQGCRNNGACVAPGICSCPAGWVGGACHLAVCKLPCQHGGKCIAPNVCRCRLPYSGVQCTKKRKE, from the exons ATGGCGCGGCGGGACGGCGGCGGGCTGCCCcgcctgctgctctgcctggcgCTGTGCGGGCTGCTGCGCGGCGCCCAGGCTGGCGCCCTGCCCGCCCGCGGGGCGCCCCGGCCCTtcggcgcggccccgccggcggcctGCAGCCCGCGCTGCCAGCACGGCGGCCTCTGCCTCGGCAACGGCACCTGCCTCTGCTCCAAGGGCTACGAGGGCGAGCTCTGCCAGCACG CAACATGTTATCCAAAATGCAAAAACGGTGGGGAGTGCCTCAGACCTGGGAAATGCAGATGTCCACCTGGCTATGGGGGTAGATACTGTCATAAAG TAAGCTGTGAAGGAGGCTGTCAAAATGGTGGGGAATGCATCTCTGTCAATGGAGTTGTGAAGTGCCTTTGTGCTTCTGGCTGGACGGGATCAAGATGCCAAGAAG CAATTTGTCCTCAAGGTTGCCGGAATAATGGAGCTTGTGTGGCTCCTGGGATTTGTAGCTGTCCAGCTGGATGGGTCGGTGGAGCATGTCACTTAG CTGTATGTAAACTACCTTGTCAACATGGAGGAAAATGCATAGCTCCAAACGTGTGCAGATGTCGACTGCCGTACTCTGGTGTACAGTgtacaaagaaaaggaaggaatga